ACACGAACCATGAGGCCCCAAGACCGCCATATATCTCGCCAGCGGCATATACAACAACAGCGAATGCCACCCATAGAGCAAAGAAATATCTATCAAAGAAACGCTGCACCGGATCACGATCCAGATCCTTGGCGAATCGACAGTATTCCTCATAAGCTTCACAACCGGGCATCGTCACAAAGAGCCAGCCCATGTGCGCCCACATGAATGTGACGAGCGGTGAATGCGGATCAGGCTCGTCATCAGCCTCCTTGTGGTGAATCCGGTGCTGGGCCACCCACTGCATCGGCCCGCTCTGAAGAGCGAGCACACCACAAAAGGTCAGAAAATACTCCATCCATTTGAACGTCTGAAAGCTTCGATGGGTGAGCAATCGATGAAAGCACAGTGTCACGCCCAGCATTCCGGCAACAAAATAGAGAACGACGGCGAGAATGAGGCCCGAGGTACTGTAGAAGCTCGGATTAAAAGCAGCAAGAACAGCGATATGGACACCAGCGATGATAACTACACTCCACCATTGAATCTTCCGTTCATTTTTTTTATGAACGGCGAGATGTCTCTTTTCAGTATGGGTCACCAAACTTCTCCTTAAAGATTGGCCAAGCAACGATGTGCAAAACCGACATTCCAGCAAATTAGCGGAGCACATGCGCCAAAAAACAATTGCGGACGAAATCTATACCACTCGATATTGAGTTATTCTTAAAATAACAAGCAGCTTGAGGTTCCATATTATAACGGATGCCCAAGCAGGGCCATTTTCAAGGAGATAATGGCTAAAATCAAGCCAAAAATTTCGGGATATTGCTACTCACTTTTGTTACGCCGCCCGCTTCCCCCAATTGCCGCATTGACATACATTTAGCTACCATTCTCGATACTCACCTACAGCGCAGGAGTGAAAACGTGCCTGAAATTAAAGCGAACGGCATTCAGATTCATTACGAAACCTCGGGAGAGGGAGCCCCCATCGTATTTGTCCACGAATTCGCCGCCGACCTCCGTAGTTGGGAAGACCAGGTGCGCTACTTCAACCGTCGCTACCAAACGATCACCTACAACGCCAGAGGATTTCCTCCCACGGAGGTTCCCGAGGAGGTTTCAGCATATAGCCAGGACCACGCCGTTAACGATCTCGCCGACCTTATCAGGGGCCTCAATCTCGCCCCGGCTCATATCGTAGGCCTATCGATGGGTGGTTTCGCATCGCTACATCTCGGGCTTCGCTATCCAGAGCTCGCCCGTTCATGCGTGGTGGCCGGCTGCGGCTACGGCTCTGACATGAGCCAACGCGATAAATTCCAGAGTGAGGCCCAAGAGGTTGCCCGGCGTTTCCTTGAGGATGGTCTTGAGAAATTTGGCCCCACCTACACAGCCGGGCCCACGCGCGTTCAGCTTGAGAGAAAAGACCCAATCGCCTACGAGCGTTTCCAGAGAGAATTTGTCGAGCGCTCGGCTCTCGGGGCGGCGAATACCATGCGGGGCCTTCAGGCTCTTCGCCCCTCGGTCTACGAACTTGAAGAATCGATGAAAAAATGCAAGGTTCCGATGCTTATTCTCACAGGCGATGAAGACGAGCCCTGTCTTGAGCCCGCGCTTTTCATGAAGCGCACGATTTCGACAGCGGCCCTCATCACATTTCCCAACGCTGGCCACCTTATTAACCTCGAGGAGCCCGCGATGTTCAACCGGGTCGTTCTCGAATTCATCACCGAGGTCGATGCCGGAAGATGGCCTACACGCGACCCAAGATCTATTAGTTCCTCCTCACTCATGCCTGAGGAAAAGTAGACGCGCTTAAAGGTGAGGTTTTACTTAAGTATCTCTTTTATGGCATTTCTCATCTCGCCGTCGATTTGTTTTGTTTTCTTGGGCGACATGTAGGGGTCGCTCGATCCAAACAACATAAAAGAGCTTATCGACTCCATGGTTGACCTCAAGTCCGCCTTCATCACAAGAGTTGACACCAGTGCAGTGACCAAACAGAAAAGAAACCAGGCCGCATACAATTTGACTGTTCTTGCCTTGTGCGCCCAATGGATATGCTCCATGCCACTCGTACTCTTGCTGGTCCCTCGCTTCCTGCGATGACTTCTTGACTTTCTGCCTCTGCCAGAGCGCCCTTTCTTTGGAGAAGGGTGGCTTGCCTTGTACAAACGCACGCTTCCGATGATCAGGAAGCTCATAAAGACCCCGTAAATATTCAGAGAAATATCTCGCCAGAGAAACCCAAATATCATGGTCGTATCATTGATTGATGCGCTCACCACAAGACCGACGAGACCTATGAAAATGAAAACCACCGCCATTCTCCTATTACACAGGCAGCTAACTCTGGGAGTGTCTACCCTGCGAGTGTTCACACTCACAGGTGTGCACAAAATCTGGATACGCTTTTTTGTAAAAGGCGCATCCGAGACAAAATTAATCTTATAAAGTGTTGTGATTATTAGCAATACAGCGTTTCAAGGGGCACCTATCGCGAAACTGTTATCCCAAGAGGTTTATATGGATATTGAGGCGTAACGATACGATGGAAAACCCACAAAACTTCGCGAAATAAAATTTCCCGTAGAGAAGCGCAACGGTGAATTTAATAGAGGAATTGCTCAAACTAGAATGTTGGCGGCGGGAGTTACCCCATCTTTCGCCCATGAGCCCGGTGGTAGGGATCAGGAACGTAGGCCAAATCTTTTTTTGCCAGCGCTGCCGCAGCACGTTGGGGCCAGTAGGGGTCGCGCAGATATTCGCGCGCCAAAAGAACGATATCGGCCTGCCCATTTCGGATGATTTGATCGGCCTGCCAGGGCTCGGTAATCATCCCGACCGCCGAGGTGGGGACATCCGCCTCTCGCCGAACAGCATCGGCAAAAGGAACTTGATAGCCAGCGCCAACGGGAATCTTAGCCAACGGCGTTCCCCCGCCACCGCTGCAATCAATCAAGTCCACTCCCTCAGCCTTTAGAATTTTTGCAAGCTCAATTGTTTCCTCAAGCGTCCAGCCCCCCTCGAACCAGTCCGTGGACGAGAGTCGGACCGACATGGGCCGATCCTCGGGCCATTCCTCTCTGACGATACGGACCGTATCCACTGTGAAGCGAACACGGTTCTCGAAGCTGCCACCATAGTTGTCGGTCCGCTTATTTGAGATTGGCGAGTGAAAACTGTGCATCAAATATCCATGTGCACCATGGACCTCTATCCAATCGAATCCCGCCTCCTTTGAGCGGCGTGCGGCCAAACGGAAGGCATCCTGAAGCCCGGCGATATCATCTAAAGTAAGTTCGCGGGGCACCGGTGCCGAATCATTAAACGGAACAGCGCTCGGAGCCACTATTTCCCAGGCACCCTCATCGTCCGAAAGATAACTGCCACCCTCCCAAGGCTCTCTACAACTGGCCTTGCGACCGGCATGGCCTATTTGAATGGCAGCTACTGCACCCTGCCCTTTTACAAACTTAGTAATTCGCTCCAGGGGCTCGATATGATCGTCTGACCAGATACCCAAACAGCCAGGCGTTATTCTCCCCTCAGGTACAACACCCGTCGCCTCGACGATTACAAGCCCCGCCCCGCCTGCCGCTCGCGCTCCGAGGTGAACGAGGTGCCACTCGTCGGCAAAACCGTCTTTTGCGACGTACTGGCACATTGGCGAAACACCGATACGGTTTCTTAGCGTTATACCGCGAAGTTGTAATTCATCGAAAAGATGAGGCATCCGGATAAACTCCTGTCAGAGAAATCATGCACAACGAATGAAAAAAGCCCGGAGCGCAAAACGCTCCGGGCCGATAACGCTCGGATCAGGGCGTGCTGCGGCGCGCACCACCATCCATATATATCGAGGCTGCCATAGAATAAGAATTCGCCTCCGAAGCCAAGAAGGCGGCCATCCGTCCGACTTCCTCGGGCTCGCAAATACGGCCAGCCGGTATCTTGGAGCCCCGCTCTTTCAAGAATTCCTCGACGCTCTTGCCTGCCTTATCGGCCCCGGCTTGAGAAATATCGCGGGCCCGCTGGGTGTTCGTCATGCCAGGACAAATGTTGTTCACGATAATTCCGTCGCCCGAAACAGCATCGGAAAGACCACGCGAGGCGTTGAGAACTGTGATGTTCGCAAAACTGGTGGGCAGATTCCCCCGAGCCGGGCTTGCGCCCGCACCGCCGCAAATGTTGATGACTCGGCCCCAGCTGTTTTTCTTCATGTGGGATACGCAGAGCTGTGCCATGCGAATATAACCGAAGGTCTTGAGGCTCAACGCATCGGAAAACAGGTCCACATCGATATCAAGAACATCGCCGCCCTTGGCTGCACCAGCACTATTGATGAGAATATCCACGCCACCGAACTTACTCGCAGTGGCATCTACTACTTTCTTGCATCCATCGAGCGATGTCAGGTCGGACACGACGTACATCCCCTCGCCGCCTGCTGCGTTGACATCATCAACCGCCTTTTTGAGCAGTTCCTCATCACGCGCCGTCACACAGACTCGCGCCCCCTCACCGGCCAGTGCAATTGCGCACTCGCGCCCGATGCCCCGGCTCGACCCGGTGACGATGGCACTTTTCCCCTTCAATCCAAGATCCATTCTGCACCCCTTTCACATAAGTAAAAATGCTTCAAAATTCCGCGTGCAACAGACATGGGGACACCTGCCCCCAGCCTGACTCCCCATCAATTTTCGATGCCTAACTATATAACGCCATTTCGCCTCCACGCCAAGGCGAGACCGGAGGGCATAAATATGATATTTGTTCATCCCACATACATATGAGGGAGACTTCATGCCAGATACCACGATTAGCGCCGAGGCGCTTAACGATTTTCTCACTCGCGCCTACGAGGCGCTGGGTCTGCCAGCCGGGGACGCGGCAAAGTGTGCCGCCCAGACTGTCGATGCTGAACTCCGGGGAGTGGGCTCCCACGGCTGCGTGCGCTTCGGGGTGTTCGCCGAGCGCCTTCGCCGCGGCACCGCCAACCCGCGCCCGAACATTACGACCGTAACCGATCTTCCCGCCTTTTCGCTTCTTGATGGAGACCTTGGCATGAGCGCCGTCGTCGCGAGCCGGGCCATGGAAGTGGCGATGGAAAAAGCCGAAGCCTCGGGAATTGGCGCAGCCGCCATTCGCCGCTCCTCGCACACGGGGCACATCGGTTATCTCGCCGCCATGGCCCTCCAAAAGGGCATGATCGGTATCGTCATAAGCGGGGCAACCGGAAACCTCGCACCATGGGGCGGGGCCGAGCGACTTTTGGGCAACAGTCCGATTGCCTTCGCCATTCCCTCATCACAAGAGTTTCCTATTATCTTTGATATGGCGACCTCGAAGGTGGCCAAGGGATATGTCCTCCTCGCAGCAAAGTCCGGGGAGCCCATCCCCGAGGGCTGGGCTCTTGACCCGGAAGGTCAGCCTACGACCGACGCCGCCCTGGGCGCGAAGGGCACAATGCTCCCCCTTGGCGACTACAAGGGTTATGGGCTCGCGCTAATGTTCAGCTTTATCACCTCGGCCCTTTCGGGGAACGGCTTCGATGCCGAGCAGCCAGAGTGGACCGAGACAGACAAACAATTCGCACTTCCCATGCTCGCCATCGCCATCGACCCAGAGCGCTGCCTTGGGGGCGACTACCAGGCGGCTGTAGACGAAACCGTTCGTGAGATAAAAAGCTCGCGCCTTGCGCCGGGCTTCGATGAAATTCGAATCCCAGGAGAGGGTGCCCACCGCCGCTATCGCGATGCGCTTGCAGGCGGCATTAATCTCAAGCCAGCCCTGATAGAGGATCTCAACCGCATTGCCAACGAGCTTGGCGTGCGGCCCCTCTCTAATGCCTGACATTTGTTTACCTGCAATTTGGGCATGTGTTCCTTGAACACCACTCAAACGTTGCGGTAAAGTGCCGGTGGAAACACAACCAAGTCGATTGAATCGGGTCGCTGTCGCCATCGCAATTCGCCTGAGCGGCAGGCATGTTATTTACCTTTTAATTCGGAGGAGTGCTGTGGCTAAAGTCGCCATGATTATTGACAAGTCGGACAATGTCGCTACCTGTATCGCCAAAATAAAAAAAGGTGAGACGGTCGAGTTGATGTTCAACGGCAAGAAAACGAAGAAATTAAAGGCCAGACAGAGTATCCCGTTTGCCCACAAGATTTGCGTCAAACCGCTTAAAAAGGGCGACCAGTGCCTAAAGTATGGCCTTTCGATCGGCTCTGCCAGCAAAGAGATCAAGATGGGCGACTACATTCACGTTCACAACATTGAAAGCAACCGGGGCCGCGGCGACCTCGAAGAAAACTAAGGAGCACTGCACATGGCCAGAAGAAAAAAACCGACCCCCCGGCTGCGCAAGACATGGTTCGGCTACCCAAGAGAAAACGGCGACGTGGGAGCAAGGAACTATCTCCTCGTCCTGAGCGGTACGCTATACGCCAACCCCACCTGCGAGCGAGTGACGCGCACTTTGCGCCATAGCGTCTCCATCACCCATCCCCTCGGGCGCTGCCAGATTGAACCCGACCTCAGGCGCACGTTCGAGACCCTCGTCGCACACGGTCAGAACGCAAACGCCGGTGCGGTCGTCGTCATCGACCACCACCGCGAGGAGGGCTGCACCGCCGAGGAGATCGCCCACGAGATTGCCAAGACCGGCAAGCGCGTTGAGGCCATCAACATCCGGCTGGACGGCGGCGCCATCGATGCCACCGCTAAGGCAACGCGCATCGGCATGGAAATGATTCGTGAACTCACCAACGAGCACCGCCAGGAAGTGCCCGTCTCAAAGCTCCTCCTCGGCCTCAACTGTGGCACATCGGACACGACCTCGGGCATCTCGCACAACAAGGCGACCGGCTGGGTCACCGACCAGGTCATCAAGCTTGGTGGTCGCGCCCTTTTGGCCGAAACAACGGAGATGATGGGCGGCGAGGATGTTCTCGCGGCCAAATGTGTACGTCCGGCGCTGGGCAAGAAAATCTGGGCAATGGTCAACAAGATGGAAGCCGACATCCTCGCTTGCGGCGTGGACCTTCGCGGAAGCCAGCCCACGGGCGACAACATGGAGGGTGGCCTCTCCACCATCGAGGAAAAATCACTGGGCGCCATTCAAAAAGCGGGCTCGGCCCCCATCGTCGACGTGATTCCCTACTCCGTGCGGGCGAAGAAAATACCCGGCCTCCACGTCATGGACACCCCCGGCCACGGCGGCGAGTCCATCACCGGCATAGCCGGTGGAGGCGCCCAGGTGCTTATTTTCTCAACGGGCGGCGGCCATACCATCAACCACCCGCTGATGAGCACCCTGCGTATTACGGGAAATCCCGTATCCGCCAAGTTGCAGCGCGACACCCTCGACGTTGACGTGTCGGACATGTTTACGGGAACAACCATCGAGGAGGCCGGGCGGCGCGTTTATGACGAGGTGATCGACATCGCCAACGGCAAGATGACCAAGGCCGAAATCCTTCACGAGGACAATGCCTTTGCCATCACCCGCAACGGCCTGAGCGTCTAGGTTGCAGGGAGGGCGGCAAAACGATGCCGCTCATCGGCTATGATGAGGCGCTAGCCCGCCTCGCCAGCGAGGAGGCTGGCGAGGGCTGGTTGCCCTGGTGCGAGGCGCATGACATTTACCAGCTCCCCACCGTCGAATGGGTCGAGGCGCTAGCTGATACCATCCGGCCACTGGCTCCGAGGCACGTTGTTGAGGTGGGCTCAGGGGCTGGGGCACTTGGTCGGGCACTCATGGCGCAGGGAATTCCCCTTCGAATGACGGACCCGGCGGGCGATGACGATATTGAGCCTCTTGGCGCGGAAGAAGCCCTGTCCCGCTATCGTCCCGACATGGTCGTGTCTTGCTGGCTTCCCTTCGATCTTGGCGCAGAAAAAATCATCTTGGCCAACCCCGATGTGCGCTGGTACCTCGTCATCCTACAGGAGGGGCCTGGTTTTGCCGGAAGCGAGCATCTCTGGCGCAATTCAGATTGGATATCGCAGCGCATTGAAACAGCTGATCGATGGTCAGTGTCGCGTAGCGACTACTTAACGGAAGTGGTGAGCGGCGAGCACATCCGCCACGGAGGCGCATATCTTTTTGAGCGCCATAAAAACTGAGGACACAAACTCTCACGCAAGGCCTCGCCTTCAACCGCTGGCCAAAATCCCAAGGAGCGTTAAATGAGTCGTCTCGTTCACAAAGAAGAGCTCAAACGATTCATCACCGAAGTTTTCAAACGCGCGGACATGCCCGAGGCGGATGCGGCATGGACCGCCGACACGCTCACCCAGGCAGAGCTTCGCGGCACATCGAGCCACGGCGTCATCCGCACTTCTGCATACGTCACTCGTTTAAAAAGTAAAACCAACAACCCCACACCCAACATCAAGGTCATCAAAGACGCCGGCGCGCTCGCCCTCATGGATGGCGACAACGGCATGGGTCAGGTGGTCTCCAAGCGCGGGATGGAAGAGAGTCTAGACCGTGCTGAAAAACACAACGTCGGCGTCGTCATCATGCAACGCAGCAACCACTTCGGCGCGGCTGGAACCTTCGCCCAGTTGGCGCTTAAGCGAGGCATGGTCGGCATCGTCACAACAAACGCGGTGAAGACCATCGCGCCTGCAGGCGGGAAAGAAAAAATTCTCGGGAACAATCCGGTCGCCATCGCCATACCAGGAGACCCGCCCATCGAACTCGACATGGCGCTCAGCACGGTGGCGCGCGGCTATGTCCTCCAGGCGCACATGGCAGGCAAAAACATCCCTGAGGGCTGGGGGGTGGATGCCGAGGGCGAGCCCACG
Above is a window of Nitrospinaceae bacterium DNA encoding:
- a CDS encoding alpha/beta hydrolase; amino-acid sequence: MPEIKANGIQIHYETSGEGAPIVFVHEFAADLRSWEDQVRYFNRRYQTITYNARGFPPTEVPEEVSAYSQDHAVNDLADLIRGLNLAPAHIVGLSMGGFASLHLGLRYPELARSCVVAGCGYGSDMSQRDKFQSEAQEVARRFLEDGLEKFGPTYTAGPTRVQLERKDPIAYERFQREFVERSALGAANTMRGLQALRPSVYELEESMKKCKVPMLILTGDEDEPCLEPALFMKRTISTAALITFPNAGHLINLEEPAMFNRVVLEFITEVDAGRWPTRDPRSISSSSLMPEEK
- a CDS encoding NADH:flavin oxidoreductase/NADH oxidase, whose amino-acid sequence is MPHLFDELQLRGITLRNRIGVSPMCQYVAKDGFADEWHLVHLGARAAGGAGLVIVEATGVVPEGRITPGCLGIWSDDHIEPLERITKFVKGQGAVAAIQIGHAGRKASCREPWEGGSYLSDDEGAWEIVAPSAVPFNDSAPVPRELTLDDIAGLQDAFRLAARRSKEAGFDWIEVHGAHGYLMHSFHSPISNKRTDNYGGSFENRVRFTVDTVRIVREEWPEDRPMSVRLSSTDWFEGGWTLEETIELAKILKAEGVDLIDCSGGGGTPLAKIPVGAGYQVPFADAVRREADVPTSAVGMITEPWQADQIIRNGQADIVLLAREYLRDPYWPQRAAAALAKKDLAYVPDPYHRAHGRKMG
- a CDS encoding SDR family oxidoreductase, translating into MDLGLKGKSAIVTGSSRGIGRECAIALAGEGARVCVTARDEELLKKAVDDVNAAGGEGMYVVSDLTSLDGCKKVVDATASKFGGVDILINSAGAAKGGDVLDIDVDLFSDALSLKTFGYIRMAQLCVSHMKKNSWGRVINICGGAGASPARGNLPTSFANITVLNASRGLSDAVSGDGIIVNNICPGMTNTQRARDISQAGADKAGKSVEEFLKERGSKIPAGRICEPEEVGRMAAFLASEANSYSMAASIYMDGGARRSTP
- a CDS encoding Ldh family oxidoreductase; translation: MPDTTISAEALNDFLTRAYEALGLPAGDAAKCAAQTVDAELRGVGSHGCVRFGVFAERLRRGTANPRPNITTVTDLPAFSLLDGDLGMSAVVASRAMEVAMEKAEASGIGAAAIRRSSHTGHIGYLAAMALQKGMIGIVISGATGNLAPWGGAERLLGNSPIAFAIPSSQEFPIIFDMATSKVAKGYVLLAAKSGEPIPEGWALDPEGQPTTDAALGAKGTMLPLGDYKGYGLALMFSFITSALSGNGFDAEQPEWTETDKQFALPMLAIAIDPERCLGGDYQAAVDETVREIKSSRLAPGFDEIRIPGEGAHRRYRDALAGGINLKPALIEDLNRIANELGVRPLSNA
- a CDS encoding UxaA family hydrolase codes for the protein MAKVAMIIDKSDNVATCIAKIKKGETVELMFNGKKTKKLKARQSIPFAHKICVKPLKKGDQCLKYGLSIGSASKEIKMGDYIHVHNIESNRGRGDLEEN
- a CDS encoding UxaA family hydrolase; protein product: MARRKKPTPRLRKTWFGYPRENGDVGARNYLLVLSGTLYANPTCERVTRTLRHSVSITHPLGRCQIEPDLRRTFETLVAHGQNANAGAVVVIDHHREEGCTAEEIAHEIAKTGKRVEAINIRLDGGAIDATAKATRIGMEMIRELTNEHRQEVPVSKLLLGLNCGTSDTTSGISHNKATGWVTDQVIKLGGRALLAETTEMMGGEDVLAAKCVRPALGKKIWAMVNKMEADILACGVDLRGSQPTGDNMEGGLSTIEEKSLGAIQKAGSAPIVDVIPYSVRAKKIPGLHVMDTPGHGGESITGIAGGGAQVLIFSTGGGHTINHPLMSTLRITGNPVSAKLQRDTLDVDVSDMFTGTTIEEAGRRVYDEVIDIANGKMTKAEILHEDNAFAITRNGLSV
- a CDS encoding Ldh family oxidoreductase — protein: MSRLVHKEELKRFITEVFKRADMPEADAAWTADTLTQAELRGTSSHGVIRTSAYVTRLKSKTNNPTPNIKVIKDAGALALMDGDNGMGQVVSKRGMEESLDRAEKHNVGVVIMQRSNHFGAAGTFAQLALKRGMVGIVTTNAVKTIAPAGGKEKILGNNPVAIAIPGDPPIELDMALSTVARGYVLQAHMAGKNIPEGWGVDAEGEPTTDPNEVLESGSLTAIAGYKGVGLSVAIDAILGALTGGAHSHGIGGLMDPTDPGNVTHFFAAIRIESLIPMAEFRATVNTLCSVLRAAPKAAGVERIYMPGEKEYDSEQALRASGIPLLPERYTELAELARQLDIPEMETFE